From the Rhodoferax mekongensis genome, one window contains:
- a CDS encoding NAD(P)/FAD-dependent oxidoreductase, with translation MSSSPVIVIGSGVAGWTTVREFRKLDAHTPVVLVTTDSGDFYAKPTLSNAYAQKRGPAQLVTTPAAKMAETLQVTLMDHARAESLDTSARTLTVRQGDVAQTLGYRQLVLATGAHPIRIPLQGDAADRVRSINTLDDFAGFHAALGVDATVPGSGEGKTVVVMGAGLIGCEFANDLALAGVQVHVADPAARPLAALLPADAGEQLQAALSGLGVQWHFGTSVASVNADANGKLLATLADGSTLPADLVLSAIGLRADTALALAAGLACERGVLVNTRLETSAADVYALGDCAQYESAGQRTLPYVMPVMTAARALAATLAGTPTDVVFPLMPVSIKTPALPIVVAAAHPATAGQWEAEGGEGAWRFVDSAGQQRGFVLAGKSTARRMEMAKLTVA, from the coding sequence ATGAGCAGCTCTCCTGTCATCGTGATCGGTAGCGGCGTGGCCGGTTGGACCACGGTGCGTGAGTTCCGCAAGCTCGACGCCCACACTCCGGTGGTACTGGTGACCACCGACAGCGGGGACTTCTATGCCAAGCCCACGCTTTCCAACGCTTACGCCCAAAAGCGGGGTCCCGCGCAACTGGTGACGACCCCCGCGGCCAAAATGGCCGAGACCCTGCAAGTCACGCTGATGGACCATGCACGTGCGGAGAGCCTGGACACTAGCGCCAGGACCCTCACGGTGCGTCAGGGGGACGTTGCGCAAACCTTGGGCTACCGCCAGCTCGTACTCGCGACCGGTGCTCACCCGATTCGCATTCCCTTGCAGGGCGACGCTGCCGACCGCGTGCGCTCCATCAACACACTTGACGATTTCGCGGGTTTCCACGCCGCACTGGGTGTGGACGCCACCGTGCCAGGCAGTGGCGAAGGCAAAACCGTCGTGGTGATGGGTGCCGGCCTGATCGGCTGCGAGTTTGCCAACGACCTCGCGCTAGCCGGTGTCCAGGTCCATGTGGCGGACCCCGCTGCAAGGCCCCTGGCTGCTTTGTTGCCCGCCGATGCTGGCGAACAATTGCAGGCCGCTTTGTCCGGCCTGGGCGTGCAATGGCACTTCGGCACCTCGGTCGCATCGGTGAATGCGGATGCCAACGGAAAGCTGCTGGCCACCCTGGCGGATGGCAGCACATTGCCGGCCGATTTGGTACTCAGCGCCATTGGCTTGCGCGCCGATACCGCTCTGGCACTGGCCGCCGGGCTGGCCTGTGAACGGGGTGTCCTTGTCAACACCCGCTTGGAAACCTCCGCCGCGGATGTCTACGCCCTGGGCGACTGTGCCCAGTACGAGAGCGCCGGTCAACGCACCCTCCCTTATGTCATGCCCGTAATGACTGCAGCGCGCGCACTGGCCGCCACCTTGGCAGGCACACCCACCGACGTGGTGTTTCCCTTGATGCCGGTCAGCATCAAAACACCGGCTTTGCCTATTGTGGTCGCCGCAGCGCATCCCGCCACGGCGGGCCAATGGGAGGCGGAAGGCGGTGAGGGTGCCTGGCGTTTTGTGGATTCGGCCGGTCAGCAACGGGGCTTTGTGCTGGCGGGCAAGAGCACTGCACGCCGCATGGAAATGGCCAAGCTCACTGTGGCGTGA
- the rsmA gene encoding 16S rRNA (adenine(1518)-N(6)/adenine(1519)-N(6))-dimethyltransferase RsmA — MKHLARKRFGQHFLSDSGIIDAIVQAINPQPGDPMVEIGPGLAALTQPLVERLGRLTVIELDRDLAKRLRSHPQLHVIESDVLNVDFSRSDIAPAAPENIADSASLPRKLRVVGNLPYNISTPILFHLLDYVKCIEDQHFMLQKEVIDRMVAPPDSSDFSRLSVMLQWRYAMEDVLFVPPECFDPPPRVNSAVVRMVPLAQPPLLDVGLFSEMVQVAFSQRRKLLRHTLGAWLEQKGFSGQFDVQRRAQEVPVEEYVALVQSLKA, encoded by the coding sequence ATGAAGCACTTGGCGCGCAAGCGTTTCGGCCAGCACTTTTTGTCGGACTCCGGCATCATCGATGCGATCGTCCAAGCCATCAACCCCCAGCCTGGCGATCCGATGGTCGAGATTGGTCCCGGTCTGGCGGCCCTGACACAGCCGTTGGTGGAGCGTCTTGGTCGCCTGACCGTGATTGAGCTGGACCGTGATCTGGCAAAGCGTTTGCGCAGTCACCCGCAGCTCCACGTGATTGAATCCGATGTGCTGAATGTGGATTTCAGCCGCTCGGACATTGCGCCAGCAGCTCCTGAAAATATAGCAGACTCCGCGAGCTTACCCCGCAAACTCCGGGTGGTGGGTAACCTGCCCTACAACATCTCAACGCCCATCCTTTTCCATTTGCTGGACTACGTGAAGTGCATTGAAGACCAGCATTTCATGCTGCAAAAGGAAGTGATTGATCGCATGGTGGCCCCGCCTGACAGCTCCGATTTCAGTCGCCTGAGTGTGATGCTGCAATGGCGCTATGCGATGGAGGACGTGCTGTTTGTTCCTCCGGAATGCTTCGATCCCCCGCCCCGGGTCAATAGCGCCGTGGTGCGCATGGTGCCCCTGGCCCAGCCGCCATTGTTGGATGTGGGGCTGTTTTCGGAAATGGTGCAGGTGGCGTTTAGCCAGCGTCGCAAGTTGCTGCGCCACACACTGGGGGCCTGGCTGGAGCAGAAGGGTTTTTCAGGCCAGTTTGACGTGCAACGTCGCGCCCAGGAGGTTCCGGTGGAAGAGTATGTGGCTTTGGTGCAATCGCTGAAGGCTTAA
- a CDS encoding heme NO-binding domain-containing protein, with protein sequence MKGMVFTEFLEMVEDKFSADMVDDIIDDSAPPSGGAYTAVGTYDHNELVGMVVALSQRSGLPVPALVHAFGVHLFGRFHALYPAFFGGITSAVDFLYGIESVIHTEVRKLYPDAQLPSFDCERLPDGLNMLYASPRHFGDLAEGLIAGAVAHFGDPVNVTRVNLPDGAIRFELRNKA encoded by the coding sequence ATGAAAGGCATGGTCTTTACCGAGTTTCTGGAAATGGTGGAGGACAAGTTCTCTGCCGATATGGTGGACGACATCATTGACGACAGTGCGCCTCCCAGCGGCGGTGCGTACACAGCAGTCGGCACCTACGACCACAATGAGCTCGTAGGCATGGTAGTCGCCCTCTCGCAGCGCTCGGGCCTGCCGGTGCCGGCGCTGGTACATGCCTTTGGTGTGCACCTGTTCGGACGCTTTCATGCGCTGTACCCCGCGTTTTTCGGCGGCATAACTTCGGCGGTCGATTTCTTGTATGGCATCGAGTCGGTGATCCATACCGAAGTGCGCAAGCTCTACCCGGACGCCCAGCTGCCCAGCTTTGATTGCGAGCGTTTACCGGACGGCTTGAACATGCTTTACGCCTCCCCCCGGCACTTCGGTGATCTGGCTGAGGGCCTGATTGCCGGTGCAGTCGCCCACTTCGGGGACCCGGTCAACGTCACTCGCGTCAACTTACCGGATGGGGCTATCCGCTTCGAACTCCGCAACAAAGCCTGA
- a CDS encoding ATP-binding protein has product MTDSAAPPPLDPHAEALRRMQGRLDREKSARKQAEHLLEEKSLALFQANQVLEQRVSERTAELRAALVQAEAANVAKSRFLAMMSHEIRTPMNGALGLTELLKSTPLNDEQAGYVDNILMAGNALLSLINDILDFSKIEAHQMELERIPFNPRQVVQDTLALFRTQAEAKGLALHLDIDDHVPDRATGDPNRIRQVWMNLVGNALKFTADGEIRVTLLCTPEGLRCSVKDTGIGMSAEVMSQLFEPFKQGDSSISRKFGGTGLGLVICKALIDQMGSALQVQSTPGVGTEFSFTLSPASLGLSAPEAWTRPVEASAEAAPAAHMDLSGLRILLVDDQPLNRLLARNQLKQLGCPPHKEAENGLLALERLQEAEFDVVLMDMQMPEMDGITAAKALRAMPLARQPLVIAMTANAYAEDRIACMEAGMDLFLSKPVQLDTLRQALNQAGTLRAS; this is encoded by the coding sequence GTGACAGATTCCGCTGCCCCGCCCCCGCTGGACCCTCATGCTGAAGCCCTGAGGCGCATGCAGGGGCGGCTGGACCGCGAGAAATCGGCGCGCAAACAGGCGGAACATTTGCTGGAAGAAAAAAGCCTGGCCCTGTTCCAAGCCAACCAGGTGCTGGAACAGCGGGTGAGCGAGCGTACCGCCGAACTCCGAGCCGCACTGGTACAGGCCGAGGCGGCCAACGTGGCTAAAAGCCGCTTTCTGGCGATGATGAGCCACGAAATACGCACGCCCATGAACGGCGCACTCGGCCTGACCGAGCTCCTGAAATCCACGCCCCTGAATGACGAGCAGGCCGGCTATGTGGACAACATCCTCATGGCGGGAAATGCCCTGCTCAGCCTGATCAACGACATCCTGGACTTCTCCAAGATCGAAGCCCACCAGATGGAGTTGGAGCGCATACCCTTCAATCCCCGACAGGTGGTGCAGGACACCCTGGCGCTGTTCCGCACACAGGCAGAAGCGAAAGGTTTGGCCTTGCATCTGGACATCGATGACCATGTGCCGGACCGTGCAACCGGGGACCCCAACCGCATTCGGCAGGTGTGGATGAATCTGGTGGGCAACGCGCTCAAGTTCACTGCAGACGGAGAGATACGCGTAACGCTGCTCTGCACACCCGAGGGCTTGCGTTGCAGCGTCAAAGACACCGGTATTGGCATGAGTGCGGAGGTGATGTCGCAGTTGTTTGAGCCCTTCAAGCAGGGCGACAGTTCCATTTCCCGCAAGTTCGGCGGCACCGGTCTGGGTCTGGTGATTTGCAAAGCGCTCATTGACCAGATGGGCTCTGCTTTGCAGGTCCAAAGCACGCCCGGAGTCGGGACGGAGTTCAGTTTTACCTTGTCGCCCGCTTCTTTGGGCCTGTCTGCGCCTGAGGCTTGGACGCGACCTGTAGAAGCTAGCGCTGAAGCGGCGCCCGCGGCTCACATGGATTTGTCGGGGCTGCGTATCCTGCTGGTGGATGACCAGCCTCTCAACCGCCTGCTGGCCCGAAACCAGCTCAAACAGTTGGGCTGCCCGCCGCACAAGGAGGCCGAGAACGGCCTGCTCGCCCTGGAGCGACTCCAAGAGGCAGAGTTCGATGTGGTGCTGATGGACATGCAAATGCCGGAGATGGACGGCATCACGGCCGCCAAGGCCCTGCGCGCCATGCCCTTGGCCCGGCAACCTCTGGTCATTGCCATGACGGCCAATGCCTACGCGGAAGACCGTATCGCCTGCATGGAAGCCGGGATGGATTTGTTTTTGAGCAAACCTGTGCAACTCGACACCTTGCGCCAGGCATTGAACCAGGCAGGCACCCTGCGGGCTTCCTGA
- a CDS encoding rubrerythrin family protein has translation MSTAQRPEIKTFANLEAAFAGESMAHIKYRYFAKLSREMGDESTARAFEETADQEVMHAFGHLDLLYPKATMTPAKALQIAIDGETYEYSEMYPGFRATAEAEGNAAAVAEMDEQIEESKVHAAQFKATLEKAQKRFAALARVEERHANHYKSQLATLTA, from the coding sequence ATGAGCACCGCACAACGCCCCGAGATCAAGACATTTGCCAATCTGGAAGCCGCCTTCGCCGGCGAGTCCATGGCGCATATCAAGTACCGCTATTTCGCCAAGCTCTCCCGCGAGATGGGCGATGAATCGACGGCCCGCGCCTTTGAAGAAACCGCCGACCAGGAAGTCATGCACGCATTCGGTCACCTGGACTTGCTGTACCCCAAGGCCACCATGACGCCGGCCAAGGCCTTGCAAATCGCCATCGACGGCGAGACCTACGAGTACAGCGAGATGTACCCGGGATTCCGTGCCACGGCAGAGGCCGAAGGCAATGCCGCCGCTGTTGCCGAGATGGACGAGCAGATTGAAGAAAGCAAAGTGCATGCAGCCCAGTTCAAGGCGACTCTGGAGAAAGCCCAGAAACGTTTCGCCGCCCTGGCCCGCGTCGAGGAGCGCCACGCCAACCACTACAAGTCGCAACTGGCAACCCTGACCGCTTAA
- a CDS encoding multidrug effflux MFS transporter — MKTSFFGTALVLGLLSAIGPFAIDMYLPALPSIGQSLGASMGAVQASLMAFFISLGVGQIIYGPVSDMLGRKAPLYFGLVLFALGSVGCALAPDIETLVVLRFIQGLGACAGMVIPRAVVRDLHTGHDAARHMSLLMLVFSVSPILAPLAGSVLIEVFGWRAVFWAVTVAALLGLVLLATSLPETRPPEDRVNSSFGSALAAYGVLLKDRHFLGLVFIGAFGISSFFAYLANSSFVLIDHYGLTPRQYSIAFAANAASFIGISQFTGKLSARFGLVKLVKFAVVGYALTMTLLLAVNLSGMERLDVMLGMLFIGYGFLGLVVPTTAVLALDEHGEIAGTASALMGTLQFVTGAVVMAVTGAMADGTARPMVAGIAGSAIVAWVLARITLRHAGRAAAQDKE; from the coding sequence ATGAAAACTTCCTTCTTCGGCACCGCCCTGGTGCTCGGCTTGCTGTCGGCCATCGGCCCGTTTGCCATTGACATGTACCTCCCCGCCCTGCCCTCCATCGGCCAAAGCCTGGGGGCTTCCATGGGTGCGGTGCAGGCCAGCCTGATGGCGTTTTTTATCTCGCTGGGCGTGGGCCAGATCATTTACGGCCCGGTGTCGGACATGCTGGGTCGCAAGGCGCCCCTGTACTTTGGTCTCGTGTTGTTCGCCTTGGGCAGCGTGGGCTGCGCGCTGGCGCCGGACATTGAAACCCTGGTGGTGCTGCGCTTCATCCAGGGGCTGGGCGCCTGCGCCGGTATGGTGATTCCGCGCGCGGTGGTGCGCGATCTGCATACCGGGCATGACGCCGCGCGGCACATGTCGCTGCTCATGCTGGTGTTCAGCGTGTCGCCCATTCTCGCGCCTCTGGCCGGCAGTGTGCTGATTGAAGTGTTTGGTTGGCGCGCCGTTTTCTGGGCTGTGACCGTAGCCGCCTTGTTGGGCCTGGTGCTGTTGGCCACCAGCCTGCCCGAAACCCGCCCGCCGGAAGACCGCGTCAACAGCAGCTTTGGCAGTGCGTTGGCCGCTTACGGCGTGCTGTTGAAGGACCGGCATTTTCTGGGCCTGGTGTTCATCGGTGCCTTCGGGATCTCCAGCTTCTTTGCCTACTTGGCCAATTCATCGTTTGTGCTGATCGACCACTACGGCCTCACGCCCCGGCAGTACAGCATCGCGTTCGCGGCCAACGCGGCGTCTTTCATCGGCATTTCGCAGTTCACCGGCAAGCTCAGCGCCCGCTTCGGCCTGGTCAAGCTGGTGAAGTTTGCGGTGGTGGGCTATGCGCTGACGATGACCCTGCTGTTGGCAGTCAACCTCAGCGGTATGGAGCGGCTGGATGTGATGCTGGGCATGCTGTTTATAGGCTACGGTTTCTTGGGCCTGGTGGTGCCGACTACAGCGGTGTTGGCGCTGGATGAACATGGCGAAATTGCCGGCACCGCTTCGGCCTTGATGGGTACCCTGCAGTTCGTGACCGGTGCGGTGGTCATGGCAGTGACGGGTGCCATGGCGGATGGCACGGCCCGCCCCATGGTGGCCGGCATTGCAGGTTCGGCTATCGTTGCGTGGGTGCTGGCCCGCATCACATTGCGCCATGCAGGCCGCGCGGCCGCACAAGACAAGGAGTAA
- the ypfH gene encoding esterase yields the protein MTDIVVQQPAGTPQQLFMLHHGVGATPEGLVPFGRRLAQEFPEALVVSLQGPQASDLGQGYQWFSVVGITEENRPERVAAAMPAFVKAVQEWQARAGVSPEATALVGFSQGAIMALESTQQDVFLAGRVLALSGRFAQLPKAPHANTTLHFVHGKADKVMHYGYTVTAAEHLVSLGSDVTADVIPFVGHEVNQDVVDTAVERLLGHLPKRHWEAVHQAAEQDDTAED from the coding sequence ATGACAGACATCGTCGTTCAACAGCCGGCAGGCACCCCCCAACAACTTTTCATGTTGCACCACGGTGTGGGCGCCACGCCTGAGGGCTTGGTGCCGTTTGGCCGGCGTCTGGCGCAAGAGTTTCCGGAAGCGCTGGTGGTCAGCTTGCAAGGGCCACAGGCCTCTGACCTCGGCCAGGGCTACCAGTGGTTTTCAGTGGTCGGGATCACCGAAGAGAACCGCCCTGAGCGCGTGGCTGCGGCCATGCCCGCATTTGTGAAGGCCGTGCAGGAGTGGCAAGCCCGCGCCGGCGTCAGCCCCGAGGCCACAGCGCTGGTGGGCTTTTCGCAGGGCGCCATCATGGCCTTGGAATCCACCCAGCAAGATGTCTTTCTGGCCGGCCGCGTGCTCGCCTTGTCGGGCCGCTTCGCCCAACTGCCCAAGGCACCGCACGCCAATACCACCCTGCACTTTGTGCACGGCAAGGCTGACAAGGTCATGCATTACGGCTACACCGTGACGGCGGCAGAGCACCTGGTGAGCCTGGGCTCGGATGTGACGGCCGACGTCATCCCCTTCGTAGGCCATGAGGTGAATCAGGATGTGGTGGACACGGCGGTCGAGCGCCTGCTCGGCCACCTGCCCAAGCGCCACTGGGAGGCCGTCCACCAAGCGGCCGAACAGGACGATACCGCCGAGGACTGA
- a CDS encoding NADP-dependent malic enzyme: protein MTDQTTPLTPRPPVSNSAEKKAQLRQAALEYHEFPTPGKVAISATKQLINQHDLALAYSPGVAAPCEEIVKDPNNAFKYTSRGNLVAVITNGTAVLGLGDIGPLASKPVMEGKGVLFKKFAGIDVFDIEIDEKNDLDKLVDIIASLEPTFGGINLEDIKAPDCFYVERKLRERMRIPVFHDDQHGTAICVGAAILNGLKIAGKDPKKVKLVTSGAGAAALACLGLLVKLGIPRENIFVTDLAGVVYEGRTELMDEDKIQFAQKTDARTLREVIAGADIFLGLSAGGVLKQDMVKSMADKPLIFALANPTPEILPEEVKAVRDDAIMATGRTDYPNQVNNVLCFPYIFRGALDAGASTITLEMEIAAVHAIAELAQAEQSEVVAAAYVGEQLAFGPEYLIPKPFDPRLMMKIAPAVAQAAADSGVALRPIQDMDAYREKLQSFVYASGTTMKPIFNAAKKALKKRVAYAEGEDERVLRAAQIVVDERLALPTLIGRPAVIAERIEKFGLRLKENVDYNVVNVEQDHRYRDFWQSYHRMTERKGVTVQMAKIEMRRRLTLIGAMLLNKGDVDGLICGTWGTTATHLHYIDQVIGKRVGGSPSTPQDVQIYACMNGLMLPNRQVFLVDTHVNYDPTAEQLCEITVMAAEEMMRFGFKPKAALLSHSNFGSSNEPSAIKMRRTLELLREQAPWLEVDGEMHGDVALDGAARKALMPNSTLHGDANLLVLPNIDAANIAYNLLKTAAGGNIAIGPVLLGAAKPVHVLTASTTVRRIVNMTALTVADANATR, encoded by the coding sequence ATGACAGACCAGACCACGCCGCTCACGCCACGCCCCCCTGTTTCCAATTCCGCAGAGAAAAAAGCCCAGTTGCGGCAAGCGGCGCTGGAGTACCACGAGTTTCCCACCCCGGGCAAAGTAGCGATCAGCGCGACGAAGCAGCTCATCAACCAGCATGATCTGGCGCTGGCGTACTCCCCCGGTGTGGCAGCTCCGTGCGAAGAGATCGTCAAAGATCCGAACAACGCCTTCAAATACACCAGCCGCGGCAACCTGGTGGCCGTGATCACCAACGGCACTGCCGTGCTGGGTCTGGGCGACATTGGTCCGTTGGCGTCCAAGCCGGTGATGGAAGGCAAGGGCGTGCTGTTCAAGAAGTTCGCCGGCATTGATGTGTTCGACATCGAGATTGACGAAAAGAACGACCTCGACAAGCTGGTCGACATCATTGCTTCGCTGGAGCCTACCTTCGGCGGCATCAACCTCGAAGACATCAAGGCGCCCGACTGCTTCTATGTGGAGCGCAAGCTGCGCGAGCGCATGAGGATCCCGGTGTTCCACGACGACCAGCACGGTACCGCCATTTGCGTGGGCGCCGCCATCCTGAACGGCCTGAAAATTGCCGGCAAAGATCCCAAAAAGGTCAAGCTCGTGACCTCGGGTGCGGGTGCTGCGGCACTGGCCTGCCTGGGCTTGCTGGTCAAGTTGGGCATTCCACGCGAAAACATTTTCGTGACCGACTTGGCCGGCGTGGTCTATGAAGGCCGTACCGAGCTGATGGACGAGGACAAGATCCAGTTCGCCCAGAAAACCGATGCACGCACCTTGCGTGAAGTCATCGCGGGTGCAGACATCTTCCTGGGCCTGTCCGCCGGCGGCGTGCTCAAGCAGGACATGGTCAAGTCCATGGCGGACAAACCCCTGATCTTCGCGCTGGCCAACCCCACGCCCGAAATCCTGCCGGAAGAAGTCAAGGCCGTGCGCGACGACGCCATCATGGCAACCGGCCGCACCGATTACCCCAACCAGGTCAACAACGTCCTGTGCTTCCCCTATATCTTCCGGGGTGCTTTAGATGCCGGCGCATCCACCATCACCCTGGAAATGGAAATTGCAGCTGTCCATGCGATCGCCGAACTGGCACAAGCAGAGCAAAGTGAAGTGGTTGCAGCAGCCTATGTCGGCGAGCAGCTCGCTTTCGGCCCGGAGTACCTGATTCCCAAGCCTTTCGATCCGCGCTTGATGATGAAGATTGCACCTGCGGTGGCGCAGGCAGCGGCAGACAGCGGCGTGGCATTGCGCCCCATCCAGGACATGGACGCCTACCGCGAGAAGCTGCAAAGCTTTGTGTATGCCTCCGGCACCACCATGAAGCCCATCTTCAATGCTGCCAAGAAGGCCTTGAAGAAGCGCGTGGCCTACGCCGAGGGTGAAGACGAGCGGGTACTGCGTGCAGCCCAGATCGTGGTGGACGAGCGCCTCGCACTGCCTACCTTGATCGGACGTCCTGCGGTGATTGCCGAGCGTATCGAAAAATTTGGTCTGCGCCTCAAAGAAAACGTGGACTACAACGTGGTCAACGTAGAGCAGGACCACCGCTACCGCGACTTCTGGCAGTCCTACCATCGCATGACCGAGCGCAAAGGTGTCACGGTCCAGATGGCGAAGATTGAAATGCGCCGCCGTTTGACCCTGATTGGCGCCATGTTGCTCAACAAGGGCGATGTGGACGGCCTGATCTGCGGCACCTGGGGCACCACCGCCACGCATTTGCATTACATCGACCAGGTGATCGGCAAACGCGTTGGTGGCAGCCCCAGCACCCCGCAGGATGTGCAGATTTACGCCTGCATGAACGGCCTGATGCTGCCCAACCGCCAGGTCTTTCTGGTGGACACCCACGTCAACTACGACCCGACCGCCGAACAGCTGTGCGAAATCACGGTCATGGCCGCCGAAGAAATGATGCGCTTCGGCTTCAAGCCCAAGGCTGCTTTGCTGAGCCACTCCAACTTCGGCAGCAGTAACGAACCCAGCGCCATCAAAATGCGCCGCACCCTCGAACTGCTGCGTGAACAAGCCCCTTGGCTGGAAGTGGACGGCGAGATGCACGGTGACGTCGCACTGGATGGCGCAGCCCGCAAGGCGCTGATGCCCAATAGCACCCTGCACGGTGATGCCAACCTGCTGGTGCTGCCGAATATCGACGCTGCCAACATTGCCTACAACCTGCTCAAGACTGCAGCAGGCGGCAATATCGCCATCGGACCGGTGCTCTTGGGTGCGGCCAAACCGGTGCACGTGTTGACTGCGAGCACGACCGTGCGCCGCATCGTCAATATGACAGCCCTGACGGTCGCCGACGCCAACGCTACACGCTGA
- a CDS encoding rubredoxin has protein sequence MKTYICIVCGFVYDETAGRPEDGIAPGTLWADVPESWECPDCGVAKADFEVVTI, from the coding sequence ATGAAAACCTATATCTGCATCGTTTGTGGCTTTGTGTATGACGAAACTGCCGGCCGCCCCGAGGACGGCATTGCGCCCGGCACCTTGTGGGCCGATGTGCCCGAGAGCTGGGAGTGCCCGGACTGTGGCGTAGCCAAAGCGGACTTCGAGGTCGTTACGATCTAG
- a CDS encoding barstar family protein — MDTPLRTVRTNIVQSIRAFRVSDLQEAAQGLGHHFLYANLANAQTKQDVLDMIGQQFMLPTTVSKNFDALYDNLTDPVHKSGPQPGFVAVLEHIPANVKFDKEAREQLLDIFRDTADYWGDRKIPFRCFYSFL, encoded by the coding sequence ATGGATACGCCACTTCGAACTGTCAGAACGAATATCGTTCAATCGATACGCGCATTTCGCGTATCGGACCTGCAGGAAGCCGCACAAGGCTTGGGTCACCACTTTCTGTACGCCAACCTGGCTAACGCCCAGACCAAGCAGGACGTGCTGGACATGATCGGCCAGCAATTCATGCTGCCGACCACGGTCAGCAAGAACTTTGACGCGCTGTACGACAACCTGACCGACCCTGTGCACAAGTCGGGCCCTCAGCCCGGTTTTGTGGCGGTGCTGGAACACATTCCCGCGAACGTCAAATTCGACAAGGAAGCGCGCGAACAGCTCTTGGACATCTTCCGTGACACCGCGGACTACTGGGGAGACCGGAAAATTCCTTTCCGATGCTTCTATTCTTTTCTGTAG
- a CDS encoding ribonuclease, whose product MAWSAGVSSAKEAPAFVAESTVALASLPPQARTTYNLVLQGGPFPYDKDGDVFGNRERLLPLQPRGFYREYTVKTPGASNRGARRIVCGGKQATAPQACYYTADHYASFRKIVP is encoded by the coding sequence GTGGCATGGTCTGCCGGTGTCTCCTCTGCCAAAGAAGCTCCGGCTTTTGTTGCAGAGTCGACTGTTGCACTTGCCAGCCTGCCCCCCCAAGCCCGTACGACCTACAACCTGGTTCTGCAAGGTGGTCCTTTTCCCTACGACAAAGACGGCGACGTCTTCGGCAACCGGGAGCGGCTTCTGCCCTTGCAGCCCCGAGGGTTTTACCGCGAGTACACCGTGAAGACGCCCGGAGCGTCCAATCGGGGAGCCCGAAGAATTGTGTGTGGTGGCAAGCAAGCCACTGCACCTCAAGCCTGTTATTACACGGCCGATCACTATGCGAGTTTTCGCAAGATCGTGCCCTGA